In Eremothecium gossypii ATCC 10895 chromosome IV, complete sequence, the genomic stretch ATTGGACTATATAATTTGGCCATAACTCCAATATCATTGGCCAATGCGCAACAGCGGTCTGGTAGAGCTGGTCGTACTGGGCCCGGTATTGCCTACAGGTTATACACAGAAAATACTGCCATAGCTGACATGCATCCGCAAAGTATTCCGGAAATACAGCGTACTAGTTTGGCCAGTGTCCTCTTGTTATTGAAGTCGCTTGGAATTGAAGATATATTTAATTTCCCATTCATGGACAGTCCTCCTTCTGCGACACTGATGACTTCAATGTTTGAATTATGGACACTTGGCGCCTTGGATAACTTCGGTGCTTTGACAGAGATGGGATCGAAGATGGCAAAATTCCCTCTTCAACCTTCTCTATCGAAGATACTGCTGCTCTCTGCGAAGTATGGATGCAGTGAAGAAATGGTAACAATTGTTTCTATGCTTTCGGTGCCGCAAATCTTTTATAGACCAAAGGAGAGGCAAAAAGAATCAGACCAGGCTCGTAACAGGTTTGTGGTCCCCGAATCAGACCATCTAACTCTACTCAACGTTTTCGTTCAATGGAAGGTGCACCGGTACTCCCTCGACTGGTGTCGTAAAAATTACTTGCAATATCGCTCCCTCCGGAGGGCGTACGATATTCGAGAGCAATTGATCCGTGCGATGTTAAAGGAGGATGTACCAATCATTTCAAGTGGTTCTGGGTGGGATATTTTACGAAAGTGCATATGTGCAGGGTATGTTCATCAGGCCGCTAGGAAGAGTGGTTTAAATCAATACGTGCATTTGAAAAACGGCATGGAGTTAAAACTACACCCCACCAGCGCCCTGGCTGGAATGGGTGATCTACCGCCATATGTCGTTTACCATGAACTACTATTGACAACAAAAGAGTACATTAACCTTGTTACCGCCGTTGATCCATTTTGGTTAATGGAATACGGAGCTTTATTCTATCACGTTAAATTCATATCAAACCGTGAAGTATATGGGCTCTATCCGGAAGAACAAGATCAAGATGGTGAACCAGTCTCCGAAAGTTTGGCTAACAGAGTTGTCGCCTGTGAGCAGAACCGTGAACTGCTTGTTACGCAACTTCAACAGGATCAATTGAAGTTCAACAATAACAGTACCGAAGCATCTACGAAACGTGGTGGTAACAGTAGCTCGTCAGTACGAATAGGGTTCAAGAAACGGAAACCATTATAAAGCGTTATGTTGTATTTTACTATATAGCAATGGCAGGTTCTTAATCTGCCTCATCATAGTCAGGATGGTGCGAAAATAGCTTCTATATATGTATATTCTAATTTCTACCAAATTGGTGCGCACGCATAGCACAGCATGTACCATAATCTAGTATTTTGTCAGTCAGCTAGCTACCTTACATTGCCCGTAAAAATGTCACATTGACTGGTGCTTCGCTCACCGCTTAACTCAACAAATGGGAAGAGCAGAGCGAAGAAGTCATGGGAAAGGCAGAATTTGGTACAGCCAAGTACATTAGTAACCAGCTGAAAGCCAGAGGCCTTCAGAAGCTGCGCTTCTACTGTCAAATTTGTCAAAAACAATGTAGAGACGACAACGGTTTCCAGTCGCATATAAAGTCACCATCTCACCTACGGAAGATCAGCACTATCACCCCTAAAGATATCGACCAGTATACCAAGCAGTTTGAGCGCGACTTCCTAAGACTGTTACACATGGGTCATGGAGAAAAGAAGATAGAAGCCAATAAGTTTTACAACGAATATATTCAGGACAAGCACCATATACATATGAATGCTACGCGCTATACATCACTCACGAAGTTCATTCAGCACCTTAGCAAAACTGGGAAAATTCGCGTGCATGGTGTGGAAGAACTGGAGGAAGATATGGACCCGGGCCAGATACTAATAAGCTACATTGACAACTCCTCAGATAATATGTTAAAGAAGGATAAACTTCGAGAGCTTGAAGAGAATGATAAACATGAAGAAGACATCCGTCAGAACATGCTGCTCAAACAGATAGAATTCGGCAAGAAGGCCGAGCAACTGGCGGACGTGCCAGCGAGTGATGAGGTTCCGGGGGCAGAGAAACCCGCTGTTATCGGAAAGGTGTCCCTCAGATTGGAGACAAAGAACAAGgtcaagaagaagaaatCAAAGGGGACGAACGTGTTTAAAAAAGCGTGAATGCGGCATAGGTGCCGATTTCACATGTATCTCGGGCATATGGCCATGAGGATATTTAAAAACTATGTATCAGAAGTTTAGGGTGTCAAACCTATCCTGGTTTCGCCTCTGGAGCTCTAGGTACCGTTCTTTGGTCTTATAATACAGGATAGACGCGGTTGCAGTGAGTGCAATGATAGCGAACAGAATACTCAGGATATCAAAGAGCTTCGTGGCAGTGGAGCTGGACTCTCCTAGATTCTTCAGCCTCGAACCAATGAAAAGATACATGAATAGTTTTGGGGTGGTTAGCACCTGAGCGATGGAGAAATTGCGAATTGAAATTCCGTAGACGCCCGCGATGGCGCCGTTTGTCAAAGAATATGGGAACGGACACAGACGTAGCAGTGCGATGATCCAATAGCTATTGTGGTCCTGCAGGATCGAAGCCAAGGCTTCAAACTTGTCATTCAGGCGGATGAGTCGCTCAGCGTATGAGCGGAATACAGTCTTGAAGACCGAGAATGCTGCAATCGACCCCAAAACCGTCCCTAGCGAAATTATGAGCCAGCCCTTAAAAGATACGCCATATACCAGCCCTGCTGATGTGCAAAGCATCGAGAATCCGATCAGAGGCGGGAATGAAACAAAGAAGATCAATAGGAAGAAGATAAAGGGCGTGTACCACCATGACCGTAGTTCGTTTGAAATCTTGATCATCCGCTCTAGAATGCTTTTGTGGAACACCATCATCACTAACGCAGATACAGTTGCTCCCCCGCATAACAGTAGTACCGCAGCCCGCTTCCACAGCGGTAGGTCCATGAAAGTGTTGAGCAGCTTGCGGCTGCTCCGCTTGCATTGGTAAATTAATCTCTGCCGCGCGCTCAGTGGATACATATCCAAGAAGTCCTCCTCCTCTATATCGAAGAAGTTCTCGTTACTGATGGAGGTCCTGCGGTCCACATTCAAAGCTCCCTGGGAGCTAGTTCGAGCCTCGTAATGGTCTGCCATTGAACCTCGCGGAGACTTTGAAGCCTTCTAGGATTATATTGTTGTGGGCAAGTCCCAGAGGCGCACAATTGTAAAGTCCTGTACAAAGGCGGCTTTTGACACTTTCACGTAGTGCAGCTGGCAATAGGGAAGCAGGCTTAGTATGCCCCGGATCGCTCATCCCAATATTTCGTTTATATGTACGGGTTGATAAATCTCGAAAACTGAAGTTTCGACTTATATAGCATCCCTACACCATCACGAAATATGGGCATACCATGAGCAAAGTTGAGCTATATGACTTACGAGACCGCCACCGAATCTACGGTTCATTCGTGGAATCTCTCCCCCGAGCGCTCTAAAAGCTGTAATTGATTTTCGGAAGTAGATTAGACCCCGCCCTCCAAGTATATTTGTGGCGGATATGCCAAGATGCATGGCAAGGCACCACGGAGTAGACTGACTGGGATAAGGCACCGAATCAGATCTGCGGGAGCTGCGCAAGGAGATAGAAACTCCTTATACTGCGCGGACTGAGAGGGCTGCTAGCTGCCTGACACAGAAGCCTTAGTAGGGTGACGGCTTTATGTCAAGGCCAGCATTCAAGGCAGATGCGACAGTGAATCGCCGAATCGGACCGCGCAAAATCAGCTTGTGGCTGAATGCATGAAGGCGGTGCGAAGCACGATCTTCGTACAAGTTGCGATATTGCTGGATGTCGTATCTCTGTCAGGCCAGATAGCGTAAACGTCAAGACGACAATGACACAAAGTGTCGAACTAAGTATAAAATTGGAGCATTTAAATCGAGAACTCGGCTACTGAGTCGTCTGGTATCTATCTCAACCAGATCTACTCATTGGAGAAGAAAGCAATGGTAAGCCCCAAGAAGAAAAGTTCATCATCATCCAAAACTGTAGTAGGTAAGGCATTACACAAGCTGAAAACCGCTTCGGAGTTAGAATCTTCGAGGAAATACATCAGTTCTGCAGAGCAAGACAACATCAGCTACTCGGGTaccaagaagaagaagagctCTGACGGCTCGAAGAGGAAGCGCAGCGGCTCCATCATTAACAGTATCAAAAATCCGTTCGCCGCCAAGGATCAACTTTCGACTGATCGAAATACCCAGAGAACAGGAAAACACAGTGTTTCGTCAGACAAAAACGTACAGAGACTCCACATCCCACGTTCCAGATCTGCCTCCAGGGAGCGCTCCTCTTCCGCTCAATCGACCTCTTCCTCCCGCAGACAGGAAATGCATCCTACCTTCGACCACGACGTGAGCGCCCTCGAAAAAGGCGAATTCCATCGCGAACAGAGTCCCCTCATCACGGACCATGCCGCCGAATCGACTAACTACCAGTCTTTTGTCCATGTGGAGCAGACTCCGGTAATCACCCAGGGATCCATGCCCATGACTCCAATCCCACTACCCGGTCAGTACGGCGGCGAGCTCATAGAACGCCCACGCCGCCGGCCCAGTCCGTTCAGCCTCTTCGTGGCACATATGTACGCCAAATATCCCACCTATGTCACCGGCTTGGTGGTTATTTTAATGTTCGCGGGCAGTATGTATTCTATCTCCACTGGAAAAGGCACACAATACTTGACATCCCTCATGAAGGCCACGCTATGTTGGTTGCTAGGGTCCAATACAGCAAATCTAATTTTCGGAGAAGGCTTTTGTGAGTTTGACTTCCCACAGGAAGGAGCTACTGAACCCAACTAATAGCTACTGGTAATACGTAATACAATTCCGGAACCAAGAGATGAGCTCATCACGTGACTGAAttcgtttcttttttttGAAACAAATTTTTCAATTTCGGCGATGAGATGGCCTCAATAGCATATAGTAGTAATAGTACATCATTGGTGTAGCGCATTGGGGCGTCCTACGTAACATTGCACACGGTTGTACATGAGCCAATCTGTTCGGCATGCCGCAGTAGCGAGCGTAAAAAAGCATTTCAAGTTCGACGCCGCGGAGACGGCGGCCCTTGCGGACGAGACAGTCGTGGCGGAGGAGATGGCGGACCTGGCGCCGGGCGCCGAGGAGGCGTCTGACTTGTCTAGTGATGACGAGGCACCAGAAGAAGAGGGGCTTGAGGTAGTACGGGCGGCTGCGAGGAGCAGCGAGAGCGCGAGGGCCATAGCAGTCAAACAGGCGCGCGAGCAGGAGCGGGCCCGGAGAGCCCAGAAGCATCAGCGCTATGCagagcagcaggagcataagcggcagcaggaggaggaacTGCGGGCGAGCGAGAATGGCCCGGTAGACAGCGAGGCCGAGGTGGAGGAGCTACCCGAGGAATTTTTTGACGAGTTGGAGGAGCTGC encodes the following:
- a CDS encoding ADR227Wp (NOHBY430; No homolog in Saccharomyces cerevisiae; Syntenic homolog of Kluyveromyces lactis KLLA0A07645g), with translation MVSPKKKSSSSSKTVVGKALHKLKTASELESSRKYISSAEQDNISYSGTKKKKSSDGSKRKRSGSIINSIKNPFAAKDQLSTDRNTQRTGKHSVSSDKNVQRLHIPRSRSASRERSSSAQSTSSSRRQEMHPTFDHDVSALEKGEFHREQSPLITDHAAESTNYQSFVHVEQTPVITQGSMPMTPIPLPGQYGGELIERPRRRPSPFSLFVAHMYAKYPTYVTGLVVILMFAGSMYSISTGKGTQYLTSLMKATLCWLLGSNTANLIFGEGFCEFDFPQEGATEPN
- the RTS2 gene encoding Rts2p (Syntenic homolog of Saccharomyces cerevisiae YOR077W (RTS2)); this translates as MGKAEFGTAKYISNQLKARGLQKLRFYCQICQKQCRDDNGFQSHIKSPSHLRKISTITPKDIDQYTKQFERDFLRLLHMGHGEKKIEANKFYNEYIQDKHHIHMNATRYTSLTKFIQHLSKTGKIRVHGVEELEEDMDPGQILISYIDNSSDNMLKKDKLRELEENDKHEEDIRQNMLLKQIEFGKKAEQLADVPASDEVPGAEKPAVIGKVSLRLETKNKVKKKKSKGTNVFKKA
- the TVP38 gene encoding Tvp38p (Syntenic homolog of Saccharomyces cerevisiae YKR088C (TVP38)) translates to MADHYEARTSSQGALNVDRRTSISNENFFDIEEEDFLDMYPLSARQRLIYQCKRSSRKLLNTFMDLPLWKRAAVLLLCGGATVSALVMMVFHKSILERMIKISNELRSWWYTPFIFFLLIFFVSFPPLIGFSMLCTSAGLVYGVSFKGWLIISLGTVLGSIAAFSVFKTVFRSYAERLIRLNDKFEALASILQDHNSYWIIALLRLCPFPYSLTNGAIAGVYGISIRNFSIAQVLTTPKLFMYLFIGSRLKNLGESSSTATKLFDILSILFAIIALTATASILYYKTKERYLELQRRNQDRFDTLNF
- the BUD21 gene encoding Bud21p (Syntenic homolog of Saccharomyces cerevisiae YOR078W (BUD21)), whose protein sequence is MSQSVRHAAVASVKKHFKFDAAETAALADETVVAEEMADLAPGAEEASDLSSDDEAPEEEGLEVVRAAARSSESARAIAVKQAREQERARRAQKHQRYAEQQEHKRQQEEELRASENGPVDSEAEVEELPEEFFDELEELPKPIETRPTKINFNDVGEQYAEPLRAELKKQKKKTLKSLRKQTLKRGPVVVSVLSPLGSRSAQPPKKESAVLNVKDKWLRRSALKRK